The following coding sequences lie in one Mycobacterium gordonae genomic window:
- a CDS encoding SDR family oxidoreductase: protein MTTPRTALVTGGSGGIGKACAAKLSELGYDVVVVARRPKPLCAAAEAIGARAIVADASDPEGFAAAISQLAHVDLVVHASGALGGTYARKQTFEQWRTIISANLDSCFVVTSAVLPRMRPGSRLIFISSSAAHEPMMARTAYSASKAGMNAFARALAMEVDRDGIAVHLVTPGPVETEMLQDVPFEMYAICASDIADTVAWLDTVDPSVDLPEIRLSAVERGPYARPPVVPTEVRRRRSGSR from the coding sequence TTGACGACGCCACGGACCGCACTGGTCACCGGGGGCAGCGGTGGCATCGGAAAAGCGTGTGCTGCCAAGCTAAGTGAGCTCGGCTACGACGTCGTGGTGGTGGCCCGCCGCCCGAAGCCACTCTGCGCGGCGGCCGAGGCGATCGGTGCCCGTGCCATCGTGGCCGACGCATCCGATCCGGAGGGGTTCGCCGCTGCGATAAGCCAGCTCGCCCACGTCGACCTCGTCGTTCACGCGTCCGGGGCCCTGGGTGGAACGTATGCGCGCAAGCAGACGTTCGAGCAGTGGCGCACCATCATCTCGGCCAACCTGGATTCCTGTTTCGTGGTGACCTCCGCGGTGCTGCCCCGGATGCGCCCGGGTTCACGCCTGATCTTCATCTCCTCCTCGGCCGCGCACGAACCGATGATGGCGCGGACCGCCTACTCGGCGTCCAAGGCCGGTATGAACGCGTTCGCCCGTGCTCTGGCGATGGAGGTCGACCGCGACGGCATCGCCGTTCATCTGGTCACCCCGGGTCCGGTGGAAACCGAGATGCTGCAGGACGTTCCGTTCGAGATGTACGCGATCTGCGCCTCCGACATCGCCGACACGGTGGCGTGGCTGGACACCGTCGATCCGTCGGTCGACCTGCCGGAGATCAGGCTCAGCGCGGTAGAGCGCGGACCCTACGCCCGACCGCCGGTGGTGCCTACCGAAGTGCGCCGGCGCCGTTCGGGAAGTCGCTGA
- a CDS encoding CaiB/BaiF CoA-transferase family protein: protein MNSRVSHVADNRPTPLEELRVVEISDRLAGSYCGKLLVDAGAQVRKVEPPQGDSLRGYSATCSPVPPGQASPLFCYLNAGKSSLSVSPESQRLQAELAGADVAIVALSPSRASALGIDPQRLLASAPRSVVVTISDFGWTGPFADRAATEFTLQAWAGCTGFRGDPAGPPISIGGDLGEYMGGVYAAFGALAVRRRVQRGGPGEHLDLSMLEAITAMQSSEWLHSQLLRVPPIRRTLEVPSIVPAKDGYVGITMVTGQQWLDFAAMVECPQFEEIPQLRFQIGRWEYRDFIYESIGPWFAERTVAEIVELGQLFRLPIAALGNGATIRDMEYMTERRVFVENPAGFHQPRPPWLMATCGPAPLRDTPALGAANDEAPWQRPQSGATLTDAELPLRGVRIVDLTAFWAGPAATHLLAAFGADVVKVESIQRPDGIRYSGGMRTDVDDWWEYGWVFHAMNTNKRSVTLDLGSEEGRGLFRTLVAGADLVIENFSPRVMDHFGLTADVLLKINPQLVVTRMPAFGLTGPWRERVGFAPTMEQIGGLTWVTGLPDTPPVTPRGACDPLAGVHAAFAVLAALHFAERTGTGQQVELPMLETVLNTTAVQPIEAEIFGKTLSRRGNRGQAGALQNIYRCSGNDDWIAVSVCSDGQWAALARVVGAFGDDLATAAARLERADEIDRVLRDWFAAQPLDATVELLAAAGVPAAPVGSPSLVTENPQLRARGFFEPLDHPRTGPGLYPTPPFGLLAGQRQWLLRPPPTLGEHNEEVLRDQCGLTEAELAHLAAGKVIGTRPVGL from the coding sequence ATAAATAGCCGCGTGAGTCACGTGGCCGATAACCGGCCGACGCCCCTGGAAGAACTTCGGGTCGTCGAGATCAGTGACCGGCTGGCCGGCAGCTACTGCGGGAAGCTGTTGGTGGACGCCGGCGCGCAGGTCCGAAAAGTCGAGCCGCCGCAAGGGGATTCGCTGCGGGGATACTCGGCGACGTGCTCGCCGGTGCCACCCGGGCAAGCCTCGCCGCTGTTCTGTTATCTCAATGCCGGCAAGAGCAGCCTGAGCGTGTCGCCGGAATCACAACGATTACAAGCCGAACTGGCCGGGGCCGACGTGGCGATCGTCGCTTTGTCCCCCTCACGGGCGTCGGCCCTGGGCATAGACCCGCAGCGGTTGCTGGCCTCCGCTCCTCGGTCGGTTGTGGTGACCATCTCCGACTTCGGCTGGACCGGACCGTTCGCCGACCGGGCGGCCACCGAGTTCACCCTGCAGGCATGGGCGGGCTGCACCGGCTTCCGCGGCGACCCGGCCGGCCCGCCGATCTCGATCGGCGGTGACCTCGGGGAGTACATGGGTGGGGTCTACGCCGCGTTCGGTGCGCTGGCCGTGCGCCGCCGCGTGCAGCGTGGCGGCCCCGGCGAGCATCTGGACTTGTCCATGCTCGAGGCGATCACCGCCATGCAGAGCAGCGAATGGCTGCACTCCCAACTTCTGCGCGTCCCGCCGATTCGTCGCACGCTGGAGGTGCCGTCGATCGTGCCCGCCAAAGACGGGTACGTCGGCATCACGATGGTCACCGGTCAGCAATGGCTGGACTTCGCGGCGATGGTCGAATGCCCCCAGTTCGAGGAGATTCCGCAGCTGCGGTTTCAGATCGGCCGGTGGGAGTACCGCGACTTCATCTACGAATCGATCGGTCCCTGGTTCGCCGAGCGAACGGTCGCCGAGATCGTGGAGCTGGGTCAGCTCTTTCGGCTGCCGATCGCGGCTCTGGGCAACGGCGCCACCATCCGCGACATGGAGTACATGACCGAGCGTCGGGTTTTCGTCGAGAACCCGGCCGGATTTCACCAACCGCGCCCGCCGTGGCTTATGGCGACGTGCGGCCCCGCGCCGCTGCGCGATACGCCTGCACTTGGTGCGGCCAATGACGAAGCACCCTGGCAGCGGCCGCAATCCGGCGCTACCCTGACTGACGCGGAGCTGCCGCTGCGGGGCGTGCGCATCGTCGACCTGACGGCCTTCTGGGCCGGCCCGGCAGCCACCCACCTGCTCGCGGCGTTTGGCGCCGACGTGGTCAAGGTGGAGTCGATCCAGCGCCCCGACGGTATTCGCTACTCGGGTGGCATGCGGACCGATGTGGACGACTGGTGGGAGTACGGCTGGGTCTTCCACGCGATGAACACCAACAAGCGTTCGGTCACATTGGATTTGGGAAGCGAGGAAGGCCGCGGATTGTTCCGGACGCTGGTCGCCGGCGCCGATCTGGTGATCGAAAACTTCTCGCCCCGCGTGATGGACCATTTCGGGCTGACCGCCGACGTACTGCTGAAGATCAACCCGCAGTTGGTGGTCACCCGCATGCCGGCCTTCGGACTGACCGGGCCGTGGCGCGAGCGGGTGGGATTCGCTCCCACCATGGAGCAGATCGGCGGACTGACCTGGGTGACCGGGTTGCCCGATACCCCGCCGGTGACGCCGCGCGGCGCCTGTGACCCGCTGGCCGGTGTGCACGCGGCGTTCGCGGTACTGGCCGCATTGCATTTCGCGGAGCGCACCGGCACCGGCCAACAGGTCGAGTTGCCGATGCTCGAGACGGTGCTCAACACCACTGCGGTACAGCCGATCGAGGCCGAGATATTCGGTAAGACATTGAGCCGCAGGGGAAATCGTGGCCAGGCCGGGGCGCTGCAGAACATCTACCGGTGCTCGGGAAACGACGACTGGATAGCGGTCAGCGTCTGTAGTGACGGCCAGTGGGCGGCGCTGGCGCGGGTAGTCGGCGCCTTCGGCGATGACTTGGCCACTGCGGCTGCCCGCCTGGAACGGGCTGACGAGATCGACCGCGTGCTGCGGGACTGGTTCGCCGCACAACCGCTCGATGCGACGGTCGAATTGCTGGCGGCGGCCGGTGTTCCGGCCGCGCCCGTTGGCTCGCCGTCGTTGGTCACCGAGAATCCCCAGCTGCGGGCACGTGGATTCTTCGAGCCGCTGGACCATCCGCGGACGGGTCCTGGCCTGTACCCGACGCCGCCGTTCGGACTGCTGGCGGGTCAACGGCAGTGGCTACTGCGCCCGCCGCCGACGCTCGGCGAGCACAATGAAGAAGTATTGCGCGATCAGTGTGGCCTGACCGAGGCCGAACTCGCGCATCTTGCCGCCGGCAAGGTGATCGGGACCCGGCCAGTCGGGCTCTGA
- a CDS encoding acyl-CoA dehydrogenase family protein: protein MDVGLTSEQLALRDTVRGILRAECPPDAARQACEDPDRWRTLWKTFVDLGWAELAWCHPGGEFGPVELTVVLEECGAAVAPVPMLSSIGLAAALLRAAGPQVGTDVGEVLAEIASGVVATLAVHSPGSRLPGAPVTLRDGRLRGRAVAVPHAARAELIVTLAESDRGQVAAVARAGAGVTVAPAECTDPAQPVADVEIDAAPLAVAPVASVESALAAPLVSIAADLVGVAAAALQRSVEHAKTRRQFGSSIGAFQGVKHALADNYVSVERARSLTYAAAARLGGPDSWTSAALAKAAAADAASACARAMVQVHGALGQTWEHDAHLYVRHAWQGAALLGDSRTLYHEVGRRFAEGH from the coding sequence ATGGATGTTGGTCTGACTTCGGAGCAGCTGGCGCTGCGCGACACCGTGCGTGGCATCCTGCGTGCCGAGTGTCCACCCGATGCCGCCCGGCAAGCTTGTGAGGATCCGGACCGCTGGCGCACTTTGTGGAAGACGTTCGTCGACCTGGGCTGGGCGGAGCTGGCCTGGTGTCACCCAGGCGGCGAATTCGGCCCGGTCGAGTTGACGGTGGTACTCGAGGAATGCGGCGCCGCCGTCGCGCCGGTGCCGATGCTGAGCAGCATCGGGCTGGCCGCCGCCCTGCTGCGGGCGGCCGGCCCGCAAGTCGGTACCGATGTCGGCGAGGTGCTCGCCGAGATCGCCTCCGGGGTCGTCGCAACCCTGGCGGTCCACTCCCCCGGCAGCCGGCTGCCCGGCGCGCCGGTGACACTACGGGACGGCCGGTTGCGTGGTCGCGCGGTTGCCGTTCCCCATGCTGCCCGCGCGGAACTGATCGTCACACTGGCCGAAAGCGATCGCGGGCAGGTGGCCGCTGTTGCACGTGCCGGTGCCGGTGTCACGGTCGCGCCCGCCGAGTGCACCGACCCCGCCCAGCCGGTCGCCGACGTCGAGATCGACGCCGCCCCTCTGGCCGTCGCGCCCGTGGCGTCCGTCGAATCCGCGCTGGCGGCGCCGCTGGTGTCGATCGCAGCGGACCTGGTCGGGGTGGCCGCAGCGGCGCTACAACGCTCGGTCGAGCACGCCAAGACGCGCCGCCAGTTCGGCAGCTCGATCGGCGCTTTCCAGGGCGTCAAACACGCTCTGGCGGACAATTACGTCAGCGTGGAACGCGCCCGCAGCCTCACTTATGCCGCTGCGGCACGCCTCGGCGGACCCGACTCATGGACTTCAGCGGCCCTGGCCAAAGCGGCCGCGGCCGATGCCGCGAGCGCGTGTGCGCGCGCCATGGTTCAGGTGCATGGCGCGCTGGGGCAGACCTGGGAACACGATGCACACCTCTACGTCCGGCACGCCTGGCAGGGGGCAGCCCTGCTGGGTGACAGCCGCACGCTGTACCACGAGGTGGGTCGCCGGTTCGCGGAGGGGCACTAA
- a CDS encoding LLM class flavin-dependent oxidoreductase gives MVEWYLFLPQVRLPVADIVDRAQRAEAAGFDGIAFIDHLEAPGQPNENIWEAMGIASWVAAKTERLRIGHLVLCDAFRHPAVLAKQAVTLSAASGGRFDLGLGSGSWPAEFTKFDVGQQDPVARVEQLGRHLSLISRYWASGQRPGPAHPIPLILGGSGQRMMKLVAEHADWWNLQANHLDRLARLADSTGSARISVQQMVGFVRAGADPGVVRDVSVRRFGHLGPGLVCGDAGELIAHFAGLAAQRVERFYVWFADFAAPQTLKEFGDSVISDFPNGAGALR, from the coding sequence GTGGTCGAGTGGTATCTGTTCCTGCCGCAGGTGCGGCTCCCCGTCGCCGACATCGTGGACCGGGCTCAGCGCGCCGAAGCGGCCGGATTCGACGGGATCGCCTTCATCGACCATCTCGAAGCCCCGGGTCAGCCCAATGAAAACATCTGGGAGGCAATGGGCATTGCCAGCTGGGTCGCCGCCAAGACCGAGCGGCTGCGCATCGGTCACCTGGTGCTCTGCGACGCGTTCCGGCATCCGGCGGTACTGGCCAAGCAGGCCGTCACGCTGTCGGCGGCGTCCGGCGGTCGTTTCGACCTGGGTCTGGGATCCGGCTCCTGGCCCGCGGAGTTCACCAAATTCGATGTCGGTCAGCAAGATCCGGTGGCTCGGGTCGAACAACTGGGCCGTCATCTGTCGTTGATCAGCCGGTACTGGGCAAGCGGCCAGCGTCCGGGCCCGGCGCATCCGATACCGTTGATCCTCGGCGGCAGCGGTCAGCGGATGATGAAACTCGTTGCCGAGCATGCCGATTGGTGGAACCTGCAGGCGAATCATCTGGACCGCTTGGCGCGATTGGCCGACTCGACGGGTTCAGCCCGCATCTCGGTGCAGCAGATGGTCGGCTTCGTGCGGGCCGGGGCCGATCCCGGCGTCGTGCGCGACGTCAGCGTTCGACGATTCGGCCACCTGGGCCCAGGTCTCGTCTGCGGCGATGCCGGCGAGTTGATCGCGCACTTCGCCGGTCTGGCCGCCCAGCGCGTGGAACGCTTCTACGTCTGGTTCGCCGACTTCGCGGCACCACAGACCCTGAAAGAATTCGGCGACTCGGTGATCAGCGACTTCCCGAACGGCGCCGGCGCACTTCGGTAG
- a CDS encoding ferredoxin, which translates to MRVIVDADMCEANGFCESIAADIFELGDEDVVRIADGTVPPDREIDVRAAVEQCPRAALRVVE; encoded by the coding sequence ATGCGGGTGATCGTCGACGCAGACATGTGCGAGGCCAATGGCTTCTGTGAATCCATCGCAGCGGACATCTTCGAGCTGGGGGACGAGGACGTGGTAAGGATCGCCGACGGTACCGTGCCGCCGGATCGTGAAATCGACGTGCGCGCCGCGGTCGAACAGTGTCCGAGGGCCGCACTGCGCGTCGTGGAGTAG
- a CDS encoding FadR/GntR family transcriptional regulator, with protein sequence MTALGIGPDARRRLSAPRIAEIVADELRRQIIDGELADGDLLPRQEVLVEQFKVSLVSLREALRILETEGLVSVRRGNRGGAVVHAPAKTSAAYMLGLVLQSESVAVSDLGAALQELEPACAALAAQRPDRADTLVPELKRVNDAMAENLEDGRLFTEIGREFHNLIVRGCGNHTIIAVVGSLETLWSSHEQQWADESAARGTYPSLAKRRAALNTHVKLTETIAEGDVDRARRIAGRHLADTQTYVLSGRPEQRIYALSPQALSRPRDVRRP encoded by the coding sequence ATGACCGCCTTGGGTATTGGACCCGACGCCCGTCGCCGGCTCTCGGCGCCGAGGATTGCCGAAATCGTAGCCGACGAGTTGCGCCGCCAGATCATCGACGGAGAACTCGCCGACGGCGACCTGCTGCCGCGGCAGGAGGTGCTTGTCGAGCAGTTCAAGGTCAGCCTGGTGTCGCTGCGTGAAGCGCTGCGAATCCTGGAGACCGAGGGACTGGTCTCGGTGCGGCGTGGCAACCGCGGCGGTGCCGTCGTGCATGCACCCGCCAAGACCAGCGCCGCGTACATGCTGGGTCTGGTCCTCCAGAGCGAGTCGGTCGCCGTCAGCGACCTCGGCGCGGCGTTACAGGAATTGGAGCCTGCCTGCGCGGCGCTGGCCGCCCAGCGGCCCGACCGCGCCGACACCCTGGTACCGGAACTGAAGCGGGTCAACGACGCCATGGCCGAGAACCTCGAAGACGGGCGGCTGTTCACCGAGATCGGCCGCGAATTCCACAATCTGATCGTCCGCGGCTGCGGCAACCACACCATCATCGCGGTCGTCGGCAGCTTGGAAACGCTGTGGAGCAGCCACGAACAGCAGTGGGCCGACGAAAGCGCGGCGCGCGGCACCTATCCTTCGCTAGCCAAGCGACGTGCGGCACTGAACACCCACGTCAAACTCACCGAGACCATCGCCGAGGGTGACGTCGACCGGGCCCGACGCATCGCCGGCCGCCACCTCGCCGACACCCAGACCTACGTGCTGTCCGGCCGGCCGGAACAACGGATCTACGCGCTGTCCCCGCAAGCGTTGTCGCGTCCGCGGGACGTCCGGCGCCCTTGA
- a CDS encoding DUF222 domain-containing protein: MIAEAADLGPRRALTGEPLSPVLPANAAAQRQGQISDGNVAVIREFFAKLPDTVDAAARTYAEGQLALAATGFRPDELAEYAQVLKDCLKPDDDFLPAHLDFGRPLTN; the protein is encoded by the coding sequence TTGATCGCCGAGGCCGCCGACCTGGGCCCGCGCCGCGCCCTGACCGGAGAGCCACTGTCGCCGGTGTTGCCCGCGAACGCGGCTGCTCAACGCCAGGGACAGATCAGCGACGGCAATGTCGCGGTCATCCGTGAGTTCTTCGCCAAGCTGCCCGATACCGTAGATGCCGCCGCCCGCACCTATGCCGAAGGACAACTGGCTCTAGCCGCGACCGGGTTTCGCCCCGACGAACTCGCCGAGTACGCCCAGGTCCTCAAAGACTGTCTCAAGCCTGACGACGACTTCCTGCCCGCACACCTCGACTTCGGACGACCTCTCACCAACTGA
- a CDS encoding aromatic ring-hydroxylating oxygenase subunit alpha gives MTETSSDLASAADPSEQEFGPTGIALSTYRFPTGWFIVGFASDLAAGEVKRVHYFGEELVLFRTALGKVHVLDAYCQHLGANMGVGGTVEGEHIVCPWHGWQWRGDGTNALIPYSKIGCKNNVRIRTYPATEWYGFILVWHERHGRPPYWQPPVLPELETDEYYPLHPHTRMVNRVKVHAQMIIENAADPYHVQYVHKAANPANTASFEVTGYHLHATVNAHFGGGRAKTWLTPNGPVDAKIIYDNYSLGLGIVRFPSDLVATCQVTGQTPVDEDYTDYFYTQASIREPGDTGDAPTGRAAKFLALQQEVIKQDFFTWENMKYLEKPNLAPEEAHDYAALRRWAHRFYPGKQPSPNDFGYTAEGEPDSAAAEV, from the coding sequence GTGACAGAGACATCTTCAGACCTGGCATCGGCTGCCGACCCCTCAGAACAGGAATTCGGGCCGACCGGTATCGCGCTGTCCACCTACCGCTTTCCGACAGGGTGGTTCATCGTCGGCTTCGCCTCTGACCTCGCCGCCGGTGAAGTCAAGCGGGTGCACTATTTCGGCGAGGAATTGGTGCTGTTCCGGACCGCGTTGGGCAAGGTACATGTGCTGGACGCCTACTGTCAGCACCTGGGCGCCAACATGGGCGTCGGCGGCACCGTGGAGGGTGAACACATCGTCTGCCCGTGGCACGGCTGGCAATGGCGCGGCGACGGCACCAATGCGCTGATCCCGTACAGCAAGATCGGCTGCAAGAACAACGTCCGCATCCGGACCTACCCGGCCACCGAGTGGTACGGCTTCATCCTGGTCTGGCACGAACGGCACGGCCGGCCGCCGTACTGGCAGCCGCCGGTGCTGCCCGAACTGGAGACCGACGAGTACTACCCGCTGCACCCGCACACCCGGATGGTCAACCGGGTGAAGGTGCACGCGCAGATGATCATCGAAAACGCGGCCGACCCGTACCACGTGCAGTATGTGCACAAAGCGGCCAACCCCGCCAACACCGCGTCGTTCGAGGTAACGGGATATCACCTACATGCCACGGTGAACGCCCACTTCGGCGGTGGGCGGGCTAAGACCTGGTTGACGCCGAACGGTCCGGTGGACGCCAAGATCATCTACGACAACTACTCGCTGGGACTGGGCATCGTCCGCTTCCCGAGCGACCTGGTGGCCACCTGTCAGGTCACCGGCCAGACTCCCGTCGACGAGGACTACACCGACTACTTCTACACCCAGGCCTCCATCCGTGAGCCCGGCGACACCGGTGACGCGCCGACCGGTCGCGCGGCCAAATTCCTCGCGCTGCAGCAGGAAGTGATCAAACAGGACTTCTTCACCTGGGAGAACATGAAATACCTGGAGAAGCCGAATTTGGCGCCGGAGGAGGCGCACGACTACGCGGCGCTCCGGCGCTGGGCACATCGCTTCTACCCGGGTAAACAGCCGTCGCCCAACGACTTCGGCTACACCGCCGAGGGCGAGCCGGACTCGGCGGCCGCCGAGGTCTGA
- a CDS encoding AMP-binding protein, with the protein MGPPEPAEFGVDSFTVAAVLDRRAEQYPDRVVLSVAGTDITVGQLRQRSCAAAKLLMENGLGTGDCVALFTATCPEWIYFWLGAARIGAVSAAINAANKGQFLRHNLELSRAKLVVADAERKHRIDEIADTRTIVVHDVSIAAALDRDASVPVVDGSETGALFFTSGTTGPSKAVATSWQYLFTVAATAAAAWELRTGEVVWTAMPLFHLSAAPSVLAPLLVGGQTVLAGAFHPSEVWDDVRAHGAVGFVGAGAMVAMLQNLPADPRDAQLPLRFISAAPIDAASYRTIENRYRCAVVTMYGMTEAFPLAVNCVSYDGVPGTSGRTNPNFEVRIVDAAGAALPAGSVGEITCRPRFGQVMSHGYVRAGDGPHVQVDSHPDWFRTGDLGKLDTDGNLTYVDRVKDSLRRRGENVSSVEVEAVVMSHPAVAEAAAVAVPSDLGEDDILIVVTLRPGAAVDCAELLDHCSARMPYFCVPRYVDTVDEIPKNAIGRVRKDLLRARGLSAAAWDRQRHGYVVSR; encoded by the coding sequence ATGGGACCGCCGGAGCCCGCGGAATTCGGTGTCGACAGCTTCACCGTGGCGGCAGTCCTCGATCGCCGCGCCGAGCAGTATCCGGATCGGGTGGTGTTGTCAGTGGCCGGAACCGACATCACCGTTGGGCAGCTGCGGCAACGCTCCTGTGCCGCGGCGAAGTTACTGATGGAGAACGGTCTTGGCACGGGAGACTGCGTTGCCTTATTCACCGCGACCTGCCCCGAGTGGATCTATTTCTGGCTGGGAGCGGCCCGGATCGGTGCGGTGAGTGCCGCGATAAACGCAGCCAACAAAGGCCAATTCCTCCGCCACAATCTTGAGCTGTCACGCGCCAAGCTGGTTGTCGCCGATGCAGAGCGCAAACATCGCATCGACGAGATTGCCGATACGAGAACGATTGTGGTGCATGATGTCTCGATCGCTGCGGCCCTCGACCGGGACGCTTCCGTCCCGGTTGTCGACGGCAGTGAGACGGGCGCGCTGTTCTTCACCTCGGGCACCACGGGCCCGTCGAAAGCGGTCGCCACATCGTGGCAGTACCTGTTCACCGTGGCGGCGACCGCGGCTGCGGCCTGGGAGTTGCGCACCGGGGAGGTGGTGTGGACCGCGATGCCGCTGTTTCACCTCAGCGCGGCCCCTAGCGTGCTGGCGCCGCTGCTGGTCGGTGGACAGACTGTGCTTGCCGGTGCTTTTCATCCGAGTGAAGTGTGGGATGACGTACGGGCGCACGGAGCTGTCGGCTTCGTGGGTGCCGGAGCGATGGTCGCCATGCTGCAGAACCTGCCCGCGGATCCGCGTGATGCGCAGCTGCCACTGCGGTTCATCTCGGCAGCCCCCATCGACGCTGCCTCCTACCGGACGATCGAAAACCGTTACCGCTGCGCTGTTGTCACCATGTACGGCATGACGGAGGCCTTTCCGCTCGCGGTCAATTGCGTCTCCTACGACGGCGTTCCCGGCACCTCGGGCCGGACGAACCCGAACTTCGAGGTGCGTATCGTGGACGCCGCCGGTGCCGCGTTGCCGGCCGGATCTGTCGGTGAAATCACCTGCCGACCCAGGTTCGGCCAGGTGATGAGCCACGGGTATGTGCGTGCGGGTGACGGACCGCACGTTCAGGTGGATTCCCACCCCGACTGGTTCCGCACGGGCGACCTGGGCAAGCTCGACACCGACGGGAACCTGACGTACGTGGACCGGGTCAAAGACTCGCTGCGCCGCCGCGGCGAAAACGTCTCCTCGGTCGAAGTGGAAGCGGTGGTGATGAGTCACCCGGCCGTGGCTGAAGCCGCGGCCGTCGCCGTCCCCAGTGACCTCGGTGAAGACGACATCCTGATCGTGGTGACGTTACGGCCCGGCGCCGCAGTGGATTGCGCGGAATTGCTCGATCACTGTAGCGCCCGAATGCCGTACTTCTGTGTGCCGCGGTACGTCGATACGGTCGATGAGATTCCGAAGAACGCGATCGGGCGGGTGCGCAAAGATCTGTTGCGTGCCAGGGGATTGTCGGCGGCTGCATGGGATCGTCAACGTCACGGATACGTGGTGAGTCGGTGA
- a CDS encoding acyl-CoA dehydrogenase family protein codes for MTSVTDEFGSWLGDFLPPDYYDRYREYRWDIPLRRAYQRAAFEAGWLQPTWPREHGGRSLGLREAMEIRIEAAVRSAPKLPNVQGPGVAAPGIRQFGTPEQIDRLLVPLLRGDEWWALGMSEPEAGSDFAGLRTRAEREGEMFRVNGHKIWTTHAHESRWCTLYARTDPGAPKHRGISCLILDLRSPGVRIEPIRMASISDETFCEVFLDDVEVPVENLLGPLHGGWNVAMSSLHHERQMIWIMNWVEIQRGLTSIRGTATGDVYGELGALLADAEALRATGYRALQNELAGRPSPEADTMKLLGSVTLQRVWELSAAAAGPASTCDPDLLFERQDALAATIYGGTSEVQRNIIAERLLGLPKG; via the coding sequence ATGACTTCGGTCACAGATGAATTCGGTTCCTGGCTGGGTGACTTCCTACCACCCGACTACTACGACCGCTATCGCGAGTACCGGTGGGACATTCCGTTGCGGCGGGCCTATCAGCGGGCCGCCTTCGAGGCCGGCTGGCTGCAACCGACCTGGCCCCGCGAACACGGCGGCCGGTCGCTTGGCCTGCGCGAGGCGATGGAGATACGCATTGAGGCCGCGGTGCGGTCGGCGCCCAAACTGCCCAACGTCCAGGGTCCCGGGGTCGCGGCACCAGGCATTCGCCAGTTCGGCACCCCCGAGCAGATCGACCGACTGCTGGTGCCACTGCTGCGCGGCGACGAATGGTGGGCGCTGGGCATGTCCGAGCCCGAAGCCGGTTCGGACTTCGCCGGCCTGCGCACCCGGGCCGAGCGCGAGGGTGAGATGTTCCGGGTCAACGGCCACAAGATCTGGACCACCCACGCCCACGAATCCCGCTGGTGCACCTTGTATGCCCGCACCGATCCGGGCGCGCCCAAGCACCGCGGCATCTCGTGCCTGATCCTCGATCTGCGGTCACCCGGCGTGCGGATCGAACCCATCCGGATGGCGTCCATCTCCGACGAGACGTTCTGCGAGGTCTTTCTCGACGACGTCGAGGTGCCGGTAGAGAACCTGCTGGGTCCGCTCCACGGCGGCTGGAATGTTGCGATGTCGTCGTTACACCATGAGCGCCAGATGATCTGGATCATGAACTGGGTCGAGATCCAGCGTGGGCTGACTTCGATCCGCGGTACCGCAACCGGTGACGTCTACGGTGAACTCGGCGCGTTGCTGGCCGACGCCGAAGCGTTACGGGCCACCGGATACCGCGCCCTGCAGAACGAACTGGCCGGTCGCCCCAGCCCGGAAGCCGACACCATGAAGCTGCTCGGATCGGTTACCCTGCAGCGAGTCTGGGAACTCAGCGCGGCTGCGGCGGGACCGGCTTCGACATGCGACCCCGACCTGCTGTTCGAACGGCAGGACGCCCTGGCCGCGACCATCTACGGCGGGACCTCCGAGGTCCAGCGCAACATCATCGCCGAGCGGCTGCTCGGGCTGCCGAAGGGATGA